A single region of the Penaeus chinensis breed Huanghai No. 1 chromosome 41, ASM1920278v2, whole genome shotgun sequence genome encodes:
- the LOC125047577 gene encoding uncharacterized protein LOC125047577, translating into MREMDKGYHDNRVRGTQVRQLEPPQTGETNEEKEMSMENFERIIHDIPGSEKVLVGADFTGHVGKRSDGYQRVHVGKGYAQRNTEGERVLECAESLDMAFVNTFYQKKDEHLITYKSGQHATQIDYMMIRRADMKSVRNCKAIPGEAVVIQ; encoded by the exons ATGCGAGAAATGGACAAGGGGTACCACGACAACCGCGTTCGTGGAACTCAAGTTCGCCAGCTGGAAC CACCACAGACAGgagagacaaatgaagaaaaggaaatgtccATGGAGAACTTTGAGCGAATAATACATGACATACCAGGAAGTGAGAAGGTCCTTGTGGGAGCTGATTTCACCGGACATGTAGGCAAAAGATCAGATGGGTACCAAAGAGTACATGTTGGTAAAGGGTATGCCCAGAggaacacagagggagagagagtcctAGAATGTGCCGAAAGCCTTGACATGGCATTTGTCAATACCTTCTACCAAAAGAAAGATGAACATCTCATCACATACAAGAGTGGGCAACATGCCACACAGATTGACTACATGATGATAAGAAGAGCGGACATGAAGAGTGTCAGGAATTGTAAGGCCATTCCAGGAGAGGCAGTTGTGATACAGTAA